The stretch of DNA GATCAGGGACAGACGCCGCGGGACGTGCCGTTGCTCGAGACGCTGATCGCGGCGGTGCGCGAGACCGAGCGCGAGCTGGGTGGCGCGACCCTGCACGTCGCCAGCGTGGATCTCTCGCACGTCGGTGTGCGATTCGGCGATCCCGCTCCCGATGACCGGGTGTTAAAGGAAATCGACGAGAAAGACAACAAGGCACTGGAAGCGGCGCGGCGCGGAGACGCCGAAGGCTGGTATCAGTCGATCGCCGCGCACCGCGACTCCAGCCGCGTTTGCGGATGGGGCGCGACCTACGTGATGCTCCGCTGCTCCGAGCCCTCAGAGGGCCGGCTCCTTCATTACGAGGCTTCGCGTGAGAACGGCGGCTCCATCGTGAGCGTCGCCACGCTGGCCTGGCCTTGATTCTCCGGAGGTTCTTCCGATGGTGGCCACGCGCAACGTTCAGGTGAAGGACGGAGACGTCCTCCTCATGGTCGGAACCATGAAAGGCGCTTTTCTGCTGCGCTCCAACGGCACGCGCAAGCGCTGGGACGTGGGCGGCCCATACTTCCCGGGACATTCGGTGTACGCGATGGCCTACGACGACCGCGGCAGGAAGCCCACCCTGTGGGCCGGCACCAACAGCATGCACTGGGGCGGGGTGCTGCGCTCGAGCACGGACTTCGGGCGCAAATGGACGGAGCCGGAGAGCGCCAATGTGAAGTTCCCCACCGAGACCGGCGCCTCGCTGAAGCAGATCTGGAAGATCCGTCCCGGACGCCGCGAGGAGCCCAACACGGTCTATTGCGGCGTCGAGCCGGCGGCGCTGTTCGAGTCACGCGACGCCGGCGAGACCTGGATGCTCAACCGCGGCCTCTACGATCATCCGCATCGCGCGCGCTGGCAGCCGGGCGGCGGCGGACTCTGCCTGCACACCATCCTGCCCGACGCCACCGATCGCGACCGCATGTTCGTGGCGATCTCGACCGGCGGCGTCTACCGCACCGACGACGGCGGGCGCTCGTGGCAGGCGCGCAATCACGGCGTTCGCGCGCAGTTCCTTCCCGACCCCAACCCGGAATTCGGCCAGTGCGTGCACAAGGTGGTCGCGCATCCGGCGCGGCCCGAGCGCTTGTTCCTGCAGAACCACTGGGGCCTCTACCGCAGCGATGACGGCGGCGACTCGTGGAAGGACATCGCCCGCGGCGTGCCCTCGGACTTCGGCTTCTGCATGGCGATGCATCCGCACGATGACGAGACGGTCTACATCGTGCCGATCGAGTCGGACGAGTTCCGCTGCACGCCCGAAGGGAAGCTGCGGGTCTATCGCACCCGCAACGCCGGCGGCTCGTGGGAGGCGCTCACACGGGGACTGCCGCAGAAGGACGCCCTCGAGTGCGTGCTGCGTGACGCCATGTCGGTCGACCACATGAACCCTGCGGGGGTCTACTTCGGCACCCGCAGCGGCATGGTCTACGGCTCGCCCGACGGTGGCACGTCCTGGTCCAAGCTGATGGGCGGCCTTCCGCCGGTGGTCTCGGTCGAAGCCGCGGTCGTCGGTGAGCCGAAGTCGTCGGGCTCGCGGCGCAAGAAGAGCGTGGCCAAGACTTCACCGCGTCGCGCACCGGGTCGCTCGAAGTCGAGCCGGTCGGCGGGCCGCTCCAAGGCGGCCACGCCGCGCCGCGCGACCGCCCGGCGACCAAAGAAGAAGTGATCGCCTTCCAGATCCCGGGCTACCTGCGGTCCTTCACCGAAGGTCGCGGGCGCATCGAGATGGATGGCTCGTTCACGAGCGTCGGCGAGGCGCTCGAGCGACTCTGGGCCATCCATCCCGGCGTCCGCGATCGCGTGGTGACCGAGCAGGGTGAAGTCCGCCAGCACGTCAACGTCTTCGTCGGGAACGAGAGCATCCGCTTCACCGGCGGACTCGACACGCCGGTGCCCGAAGGCGCCGAGATCTGGATCGTCCCCGCCGTGAGCGGGGGATCCATTTTCTAGGATAATGATCACGTAGCCGTCTAAGCTCTGCGAGGGATTCGCGCTTGGGAGAAGACCATGTTGAGGTTTCTGGCCCTCCCGCTTGCGTTTCTTCTGGCTCCCCTTGCACAGGCCGGGGATTGCCAGAGGATTGAGTCTGGCGTGGATCCG from Candidatus Eisenbacteria bacterium encodes:
- the amrB gene encoding AmmeMemoRadiSam system protein B; its protein translation is TPRALLVPHLDPRRAGPAIARGWLELAADESTPLRVIVYGVGHSLFGDLLALTRKHFETPFGRVSCDTRFVDALASKLGDAAYASELAHRDEHSIEFQTLYLKHRFPRRPVELVPILCGGFHALMDQGQTPRDVPLLETLIAAVRETERELGGATLHVASVDLSHVGVRFGDPAPDDRVLKEIDEKDNKALEAARRGDAEGWYQSIAAHRDSSRVCGWGATYVMLRCSEPSEGRLLHYEASRENGGSIVSVATLAWP
- a CDS encoding exo-alpha-sialidase, with translation MVATRNVQVKDGDVLLMVGTMKGAFLLRSNGTRKRWDVGGPYFPGHSVYAMAYDDRGRKPTLWAGTNSMHWGGVLRSSTDFGRKWTEPESANVKFPTETGASLKQIWKIRPGRREEPNTVYCGVEPAALFESRDAGETWMLNRGLYDHPHRARWQPGGGGLCLHTILPDATDRDRMFVAISTGGVYRTDDGGRSWQARNHGVRAQFLPDPNPEFGQCVHKVVAHPARPERLFLQNHWGLYRSDDGGDSWKDIARGVPSDFGFCMAMHPHDDETVYIVPIESDEFRCTPEGKLRVYRTRNAGGSWEALTRGLPQKDALECVLRDAMSVDHMNPAGVYFGTRSGMVYGSPDGGTSWSKLMGGLPPVVSVEAAVVGEPKSSGSRRKKSVAKTSPRRAPGRSKSSRSAGRSKAATPRRATARRPKKK
- a CDS encoding MoaD/ThiS family protein, translating into MIAFQIPGYLRSFTEGRGRIEMDGSFTSVGEALERLWAIHPGVRDRVVTEQGEVRQHVNVFVGNESIRFTGGLDTPVPEGAEIWIVPAVSGGSIF